The nucleotide sequence gtcaaTTAGCGTTAAGTCGGAGATTTTACTATTTTGTACACTACGATACGTAATgcgacaatttttttgttctaaGACTTGTAAACCGGgattataagtaaatactagaaatttctaaaatagctaacttctaatatttttaagaatgtatAGTATTCTATCGTGAATCAAATAAATGGATGGCAAATTAGATTTAGTGTTAGAGCGAATACTCTGGCACGATTAATCACCTAAGTGCTTTAACGacatataaatagtatttaataggTATTTGATACATAATGTTATCGTATTCTTCCGTTTATTTGGTTCACAGGCGTGTATATTTGCGATGAAGTCCCAAGTACCTTGCTGGCGCCAAATCTATTGCGAGCGATCTAATTggtttgtaaatataacttattgcTCAATTCTGTATTACCTAAGTTTaccgttatattattttttacttaatattttatctgcagaattatattaatagtatattttgttagtaaaaattattgtaagcaATAGTAGAAGAAAAAATCGATTCGATTCGATCGTTATTTTttggtaattaataaatcactacgcaataataaataaattttattgttacttttCAAATTCAATCGGCTGGCTAAAGTATTCAAAAACCCTCATCTAGCTTATAGTTTCGTTaccaattaatattgataatgtatacatatctatctttaggtataaataaaacacgtatttcatatattttattagtcaaAATTTCTCTAATTTTAcgaaaaattttctttaacctTAGAAcatagtgtaaataaaaattgtaatcacTTTAAAGATAGCATAGTGCACACGATCAAGATATCTTATCGTTTCTATGAAATCTGTAGCCTATAATAAAagtactataatttaaaatataatataattttatagttttctaTGACATTGTTAGCGCCACCGTTGTTTAACTTGTGCGATGAATTTcttgtacatttaataaacgttttaataaaatactgtctttaatttaaaacttcctACAGCATTGTTTgatttcaattacaattaataatcttattaaatttgaaactaaaattaatcTGACATTTCTATACTTAATTAAGtacaaaatagtaaatagCTAATTTGTATTGGttgaagataaaaaaaaaataatcttaaatttgagcattaccacagataacataatactaaacAAGGCATTACTTTaaagttaaagaaaataattaaatagtttgatGGCACATTAAGAAAACATCATtccatttattatgaaatgcgAAAGCGAAGCGAAGCGAAAGTTAAAAGTGAAAACGAGTTAAAACTCATTATCACTGAGCGCAGAAGTCCGGCCAAGCCGGGGGCTGGTCAGCCGCAATTCGCTCTCTGAGGAGCTTCCCAAAGAGTCCACTTCCTCTCCTGCGAGCCCTCGATCTACTCCTAAAATAATGaacagatatataataataaatatataatataattaaatatataatatttaatataattcaaaataagaaTTTGATTTTGCGTATGTGTTTGAATAATCTTAATTTCTGTGTATTATGTCCATATTTAATTTGGAACTTTAGAGAGGGCTAAAGGCCTCACTATTCAGGCAACATTATTTTACCACTTATCGCTTACGGTCGAGGATCCTCTCTTTTTCGATGGAGTAATTCCACCTTCCTACCTCCACAGTTGCGCCGTTTTGGCAAATGACGTGGGTTCGAATTCCACctgatcaaaatatttttttgttttctgaTAATTTCTCAGCCTTCAAATTattagaactagaccaaatttaaaaaaatcatcaaaatcggttgaacCAGTTAAAAATTACGAGGTGACAAACACAATAAAGGAATCAAATTGAGAACCCTGTTCTTTTTGATTCGGTCAAAAATatcagtcgaattgagaacctcctgcGTGTTTAGGACGTCGGTTGAATAGTAATGGCCGTGTGTGATCGCGTGTGGACGCGTGTGGTCGCGTGTGGACGCGTGTGGTCACGTGTGGCTGTGTGTAGTGGCATGTGGGTGTGTGTGGACGCTTGTAGAAGTGCCTACCTTCGATGAGGTCGGCGTAATGCTGTTCGGCGGCgagcgtgcgcgtgcgcgggCGCCGCGACCAGCGCGCCGCGCGGCCCTCGCCCACTACAGGAGTACCTTACATTACTTCCCTTAaccatattataaactaaaaaacagtGGTGACAGGGGTGAGGATTTCGGACTTAAATTCGATTAATAGAGGAGatacattgatttttatacgcatgtggataacatcaccactgctcgaaacggtggaggaaaacattgtgaggtaACCGACATGTCCGAGCATTAAAAGTGTGACATCTGCCCGCACTTGGCCattgtggtggattatggccggAACTGGGCCTGAACTGACCTGGGCTAATGATGAGCATTATAAATGCCGCTTGGATCGCTTGGTCAAAGGAAAAAAGACAGTTCTAAGGTTTTGCTATATCCTTTCCTGGGTTTCAAACAATCTATATGTCAATTTTCATCCAAACCGGTTCCGtcgtttaggcgtgaagaaaagacagacagacagagagacGGACACGCAGACAGGATATTACGTAGAAAATCAGggatgcgaaagtgtgtttgttttgtttgtcatCCTTTCACGTTGCCAAGGAGTGACTTCGTGAGAGTGAGAGAGTGAGAGTGAGAGTGTGTGGGAGTGTGACGTCACCGTAGAGCTGCTCGTCGGAGAGGTCGGGCTCCGAGTCGGAGCGCGAGTCGCCCTCGTCGCGGATGTCGTCCGGCGAGTCGCGCCCCGCCACGAACGCGCGCCGCGACTCCGCCCCTCCTGCCCCTGCAATCATACATTCAATTCatttatgtaacattataaaataacaaatgatattattctctctctgtagaaactgccttccggaatatgacaattaaaaagtgcttctacagaaaatcaatcaataaaaaaaaaaaaaacataaaaaaacaataaacacatatccggctcgaaggaccaatgCAAGAGTACATTTGATAAGAGTACTTGTCAAATATCCCTTCAAAAAGCCCGTCCGGAAACGCTTTAATAGTACTGActgaaaaaacattaaaatgctCTTACGCTGACGTGCGTTTTTAACATTGCTAAATTATTCGACTTTCATCTCTATGGTGTAGGACGGTGAGCGTATAATCATCAATGCTAAACATGTCAATATTAGACCATTGAGCTGCtataaggaaataataaacaccTGCGGTTTTAATTCGGAGTCTCGTTTTGGGTCTGGTGGCTGGTCGCGGCTGCTTCACCTCTTTGTCCTCGTCGCTCGAGTCCATGTCATCTGAAAGGTTATTCATCTTATCACAGTTAGTCTAGTCAATAGTCAATTAAAAGGAGTACGCGTGAGAATTCATTGGCATAGAACACGAAAATGCAATAttgagaaaaagaaaattaagagTTCTTTTAACCCGCCATTGAAACCtcaaaagtgtttaatttagtACCTTGGAGTAAAACATTAAAGTATCAACCAAGCGACGGATAACACTAATTCTCTATAGAAAAAAGAAACGTTAATTTACGACAATgtacgaattgggtcagctcgcaccggggacggtaccacacccccatagaagGCCatcgtgaaatagtagcatgtgtGATAGCTCCATATCCGTCGTTAATTCTTTACCTATCCTTTACCCttaaaaagcgggcagcgtatGCGCAGAGGcattacctctgcgaatgttcccggcggtggtgatcgcttaccatcatgcaaaccaccagctcagttgcccgctatgcgAAAttgctaattaattttactagctatactaatatcataaagctgaagagttggtttgtttgtttgtttgaacgcactaatctcaggaactattggtccgatttgaaaaattctttcagtgttagatagcccatttattgaggaaggctataataGGCTATgtacgtaccacgggcgaagccggggcggattgctagtaataatatatgaattgcTACAATCACCTGAGTCACTGAGCTTCCCCAGCACGTCCTCCGTCTCGTACTTGTGTATCAGCTGCATGATGGACGCCTGCTGCTCCTCCGCCGCCTACAACGCTCGTATATCGTGAATgatatcccactaatattgtaaacacaaaattttctaAGTGTGGGTGGAtttttgttacactttcacgcgAATACGGCTTACCGTATCTGTATGATGTTTGGTATAGGGATAGATTATATTCTGTATagacatataggctacttatTACCCGAGTGACGCCGCAAGTTACAGCTAGGATGTTATTTCTTGAAATtgcaaaattgatttttttatgacgTAGAATAACAGAAAGACTTCATAGAATAACAGAAAGTCACtttttgatatttctttttataagtaGGGGGATTCAAGAAAAAggcttatatgtataataacatccattaaactGCTCCGAATtttacgcgtgcgaagccgcaggcataTCATAGCATAAGGTAATAGACatagattttaatgtatatataatacaatggaattctattaaaatagcaAAGCTTCCTCAAGGAAGTCTTAATCCTAACCGATTACAGGTTACTCCCAAATTTTCAAACTGTTCTGACCTCAGTCTGAGCCGTCTCCAACAAGCTGAGCTGATGCTTGAGCGCCTCCACACAGCGGTACCGCAGCACGTACTGCTCCCACAGTTCTTCAATTTCTGCCTCAAGGGCTGTCAGCTCGCCTTGGTAAACCGGTCTGTaacgataataattaatctataagTCAAGCttataaaactaatagaaAAGACACAGAGCTGTTGTTAGTTATTGCCATGATAAAATGTCGAATCGTTCTACTATGCTCATTTTACTATCACTccgttttttctttttatcaaaTCCGAAGAGCCGTAGGTGCGGCATCATGCTCTATCTATAAAACCTCTGCAACTCTACTCACATAAGCTTCTACATCGTATCAGTATGCAATCTCTTTTCAGCACGAGCCAGATCATCCTACACTTTTTCATGCTCACTTGATCTTCTGCACGGTGTGCAGCCTCTTCTCGGCGCGCTGCAGCTCCGCCCGCCGGCGCTCGAGCTTGGCGACGAGCGCGGCCTCGCTCGCGGCCACGCTGTCGATCTGCTCGCGCGCCGCCCGCACCCGCTCGCCGACCGCCCGCAGCGCGCGCCGCAGCGCCGCCTCCGTGCCGGCCGGGTCGAGCGGCCGGGACAGCGCGCGCTCGCGGGACTCCTAAGAGAAACACACTCCGGGGGAGTAATGCACTCAatattacagataaaatacgaaagtttatACTACTACGACAACTGTATTTATCTAGAAATGCGTAGACTGGTCATATCTGTATTAAAGTTGTAATAACAGtgaatctatatatataaaactcataggtgactgactgactgaatgacatagtgatctatcaacgctcagcccaaaccactggacgtaggtaccatgaaaattaattaggaCCGCGCGATAACGTCATCATTAACGTAATAAGTAACggattatttatgtaataataatttaataaatcttaaaataatttaatatagattaatatgTGACTTCTGGAAGGACCTCAAATGTAATGCTAAAAAgttacatttcttttttcttctaaatttaatttaatatcaaatacctTATTCTCTGGTTCTTTTGCCAATAAATCGTACAGAAAGGCTCCTTGAGCAGTAATATCCGTGGCCAGTGTGCGCGCCTGTTTTATTTCTCCAATCTAAAATTATCAcagaaataaactatttttgattttcttactatatttttactataatacttacattttacttgtattttttttttcgttatatttcacatgattattataattcattaatattagatATCTACTGAAATCTGTGTCAGAATTGAATTTGGAATGTATTCGTTAAACCAAAAACAGcgatataaattagaaaattttaatttgatcttATTTTCACAATCGCTGgtcaacaaattaatatttatctctCTAACTCTCTACGAAATACCATttccaaaaattttatttgagttaagattcatgatattttatttagtttttaattatcaaaaattgGAACGTCGtatgaattcaaatttaatcgAAATTGTTTTcgttgaaataatgtttcatgtttgtttgtttgttgtttttttcatGTCGCAATGGAGCGATTTATCTTCTCCAGACTCCAGCTCACCCGATTGCTGACGTCATACAGTATTGGAGTGGCGTGCTCGTGCTGGTCGGGCGGCGGCGCCTCGAGCGCACTCCTCAGCAGCGCGGCCACTTTGAGCAACTCGCGCACCGCCCACCCGTCCGCGCCGTATAGCTTCTTGCCATTTAGCTTTAGGTTTGCGCGGGAATGctgaatacaaataaataaatagtggcacatataatatagcacCACAGATTAAGTTAACAAAATAGTAGATACTACAGTATAAATGTTTATCCATTATATTACCGCTAGAAGCGCCTTCGTATCCTACTATAAATTGGTTATCATCTAGCCTTCATTTTCCTGTTTCaaacttttattacataattataataaaccaaACCAGCCGAGCAGTTTCGACGGGAAAAAGTTAAAACAGATATGTAGAGGTTAACAATTGCAATCCAAAGTGTACATACAAACAACTCAACAGCATGCATCACCATGGCAACGCGTTGCTCAACGGTATCCTTCCCCCCAGCGAGCACAGCATCCGGTTCCACCCGGGCCGCCAGCCAACGGAGACAGGCTTCCACCAGCTCCCAATTTGGAGTACGGAAACTTTCCAGGGATATGGGTTTAGGGAAACCCAGCGCTCGCATCGCTTCGCTAAAATCTGGATTATTTCGTTAAATGTTGAGAGTCATTGATAGGTAAGAATTGTAAAAGAAGAATCTTCAAATACAACTTACTTCTTAAATCCCGATAAGACATTTTACTTCAAGCctcgtattttattcaaataatatatttcaataatcatTAAGGTACAGAAAGTTTACTTATACCCTGTTATTGCAAGTTGCTATGGAAACCgagttttcataataaatccaacagatataaaatctattccagattaaaaataaattgcataagCTTggcgtataaaatatacaaaattatatcgcTCGTTGTTTAAACCTACGTTTAATCGTTTCAGATTGAAAATTTATGGTTCTATAAG is from Zerene cesonia ecotype Mississippi chromosome 15, Zerene_cesonia_1.1, whole genome shotgun sequence and encodes:
- the LOC119832575 gene encoding clusterin-associated protein 1, which gives rise to MSYRDLRNFSEAMRALGFPKPISLESFRTPNWELVEACLRWLAARVEPDAVLAGGKDTVEQRVAMVMHAVELFHSRANLKLNGKKLYGADGWAVRELLKVAALLRSALEAPPPDQHEHATPILYDVSNRIGEIKQARTLATDITAQGAFLYDLLAKEPENKESRERALSRPLDPAGTEAALRRALRAVGERVRAAREQIDSVAASEAALVAKLERRRAELQRAEKRLHTVQKIKPVYQGELTALEAEIEELWEQYVLRYRCVEALKHQLSLLETAQTEAAEEQQASIMQLIHKYETEDVLGKLSDSDDMDSSDEDKEVKQPRPATRPKTRLRIKTAGRKRGAESRRAFVAGRDSPDDIRDEGDSRSDSEPDLSDEQLYGDGRAARWSRRPRTRTLAAEQHYADLIEGLAGEEVDSLGSSSESELRLTSPRLGRTSALSDNEF